In Stigmatopora nigra isolate UIUO_SnigA chromosome 11, RoL_Snig_1.1, whole genome shotgun sequence, the following proteins share a genomic window:
- the LOC144204667 gene encoding aryl hydrocarbon receptor-like isoform X1 — translation MLATSGTYANKKRKKPVLKQKGVKEGNELIKSNPSKRHRDRLNGELDRLTDLLPFSEDVRSCLDKLSVLRLSVGYLRVKSYFNATIKNSSSHGFQGGNGTTSNNLLTRGFSETDLLLQALNGFVLVVTSEGFVFYTSSTIKEYLGFQQSDVVHQSVFELIHTDDRTTFRQNLHFALNPPDTVGEDCLSREYYNPEQLPPENSSFLERTFVCRFRCLLDNSSGFLALKFQGRLKYLHGQSVFRDNGSHSKPQLALFSIAMPVQSPSIVEIRSKMLLFQTKHKLDFTPLGVDNRGKIILGYSETELCMKGSGYQFIHAADMMHVADNHTRMIKTGESGLTVFRLLTKSGSWIWVKSNAKLIYKGGRPEFIIAYQRAMLNAEGEEYLRQRRLMLPFSFTTGEAVLYNSGPMINLAQTQFNKHFNNNDDKYAGKDTEFPRSLLDCFLRQDESAYRQTEEVTLAVDEIFRESGALVSVPCNAWQETGLAATSSAQSIIKEEAKHSVMAVINSLQDMAHKGDFKRTLKDLVLDDSELMQIKESLMQLGEEGDQQESVRSELDNVLLCEIFDYIDAVLYKECPSTCVKQDAIMPQPQQFPTTPQNNFYSGQNFAESARTFTSAKELSDCQPLPVPPIELRAHQQLQLHNIFSPEIELPEIIVPDRSAIGGPVPFSGFGQQQQPVQRHQNISHSMVPPVSCKDFNNQNAAVSNLKTFNSPWSHTQYKVPHQTISHNDPVFKSHTFPSSETWPRVSSGPHNAKQAGQACDQADQSSCMYTLPLTHVQSSHQRHPHGSCYVQWDSTQPVVGTLAISEDNTNISPMAASSIFLPTMENL, via the exons ATGTTGGCTACTTCTGGGACATACGCCaacaagaagaggaagaaaccTGTCCTCAAACA AAAAGGGGTGAAGGAAGGGAATGAATTAATCAAATCCAACCCTTCCAAGCGCCACCGGGACCGGCTGAATGGGGAGCTGGACCGGCTAACAGACCTGCTTCCCTTTTCTGAGGACGTTCGTTCCTGTCTTGACAAACTGTCTGTCCTTCGACTCAGCGTGGGATACCTGCGAGTCAAAAGCTATTTCAATG CGACAATAAAGAACAGCAGCAGCCATGGATTTCAAGGAGGCAATGGAACTACTAGCAACAATTTGCTCACCAGAGGCTTTTCTGAAACAGACCTTCTGCTCCAG GCGCTGAATGGGTTTGTGTTGGTGGTCACATCTGAGGGGTTCGTGTTCTACACGTCGTCCACCATCAAGGAGTACCTGGGCTTCCAGCAG TCGGACGTCGTACACCAGAGCGTGTTTGAGCTCATCCACACGGATGACCGCACTACATTCAGGCAGAACCTCCACTTTGCTCTAAACCCACCTGACACTGTTGGTGAAG ACTGCTTGAGTAGAGAGTACTACAATCCTGAACAACTTCCTCCAGAGAACTCCTCATTTCTGGAAAGGACCTTTGTGTGTCGCTTTCGTTGTCTCTTGGACAACTCCTCTGGTTTTTTG GCTCTCAAATTCCAAGGTCGACTCAAGTACCTGCATGGCCAAAGTGTTTTCAGAGACAATGGGTCACACAGTAAACCGCAGCTCGCACTCTTCTCCATCGCCATGCCCGTCCAGTCTCCATCCATTGTGGAGATACGttcaaaaatgttgctttttcaaACAAAGCACAAACTGGATTTTACGCCCTTGGGTGTCGACAACAG GGGTAAGATTATTTTGGGCTACTCAGAGACGGAGCTCTGCATGAAAGGCTCAGGCTACCAGTTTATCCATGCAGCTGACATGATGCACGTTGCTGACAATCACACACGTA TGATAAAAACTGGTGAAAGTGGCCTGACAGTTTTTCGTCTCTTGACTAAGTCAGGAAGTTGGATTTGGGTCAAATCTAACGCCAAGTTGATCTACAAAGGAGGAAGACCCGAGTTCATTATCGCTTATCAGCGAGCAATGCT CAATGCCGAGGGGGAGGAGTACCTCCGCCAGAGGAGGTTGATGCTGCCCTTTAGCTTCACCACAGGCGAAGCAGTGCTTTACAACAGTGGCCCAATGATAAACCTCGCACAGACACAATTCAACAAACATTTCAACAATAATGATGACAAGTACGCCGGCAAGGACACTGAGTTCCCCCGCTCACTATTGGACTGCTTCCTCAGGCAGGACGAGTCTGCCTACAGGCAGACAGAAGAGGTGACCTTAGCAGTGGATGAGATCTTCAGGGAGAGTGGAGCGCTAGTGAGTGTCCCTTGCAACGCTTGGCAAGAAACTGGTTTGGCAGCCACTTCTAGTGCCCAATCTATAATTAAAGAGGAGGCCAAGCATTCAGTGATGGCTGTCATTAATAGCCTGCAGGATATGGCACATAAGGGTGACTTTAAGAGGACTCTGAAAGACCTGGTGTTAGACGATTCTGAGTTGATGCAGATTAAAGAGTCTCTCATGCAGTTGGGTGAGGAGGGTGACCAACAAGAGAGCGTGCGGTCTGAGCTGGACAACGTCCTCCTGTGTGAGATATTTGATTACATCGATGCTGTTTTGTACAAGGAGTGCCCTTCTACTTGCGTGAAGCAAGATGCCATCATGCCTCAACCACAGCAGTTCCCGACAACACCACAAAATAATTTCTATTCTGGGCAAAATTTTGCAGAATCAGCTCGGACATTCACCAGTGCAAAGGAACTTTCCGACTGTCAGCCCCTGCCAGTTCCTCCAATTGAGCTCAGGGCTCATCAACAACTACAACTCCATAACATTTTTAGCCCTGAAATTGAACTCCCAGAAATTATTGTGCCTGATAGGTCTGCTATTGGTGGTCCGGTACCCTTTTCAGGCTTCggacagcagcagcagccggtTCAACGCCATCAAAATATTAGCCACTCTATGGTGCCGCCAGTTTCTTGCAAGGATTTCAATAACCAAAATGCTGCAGTATCCAACCTTAAAACTTTTAATTCGCCGTGGTCACATACCCAGTACAAGGTTCCCCATCAGACTATCTCGCACAACGATCCTGTTTTTAAAAGCCATACATTCCCATCTTCCGAAACCTGGCCGAGGGTCTCTAGTGGGCCACACAATGCAAAGCAGGCTGGGCAGGCATGCGATCAGGCAGATCAAAGCAGCTGCATGTACACATTGCCCCTGACGCATGTGCAATCCTCCCACCAGCGTCACCCACATGGCAGCTGTTACGTTCAATGGGATAGCACTCAACCTGTTGTGGGCACGTTGGCCATAAGTGAGGACAACACCAACATCAGTCCGATGGCAGCATCTTCCATCTTTCTACCAACAATGGAGAATCTATAA
- the LOC144204667 gene encoding aryl hydrocarbon receptor-like isoform X2 — translation MLATSGTYANKKRKKPVLKQKGVKEGNELIKSNPSKRHRDRLNGELDRLTDLLPFSEDVRSCLDKLSVLRLSVGYLRVKSYFNATIKNSSSHGFQGGNGTTSNNLLTRGFSETDLLLQALNGFVLVVTSEGFVFYTSSTIKEYLGFQQSDVVHQSVFELIHTDDRTTFRQNLHFALNPPDTVGEDCLSREYYNPEQLPPENSSFLERTFVCRFRCLLDNSSGFLALKFQGRLKYLHGQSVFRDNGSHSKPQLALFSIAMPVQSPSIVEIRSKMLLFQTKHKLDFTPLGVDNRGKIILGYSETELCMKGSGYQFIHAADMMHVADNHTRMIKTGESGLTVFRLLTKSGSWIWVKSNAKLIYKGGRPEFIIAYQRAMLRW, via the exons ATGTTGGCTACTTCTGGGACATACGCCaacaagaagaggaagaaaccTGTCCTCAAACA AAAAGGGGTGAAGGAAGGGAATGAATTAATCAAATCCAACCCTTCCAAGCGCCACCGGGACCGGCTGAATGGGGAGCTGGACCGGCTAACAGACCTGCTTCCCTTTTCTGAGGACGTTCGTTCCTGTCTTGACAAACTGTCTGTCCTTCGACTCAGCGTGGGATACCTGCGAGTCAAAAGCTATTTCAATG CGACAATAAAGAACAGCAGCAGCCATGGATTTCAAGGAGGCAATGGAACTACTAGCAACAATTTGCTCACCAGAGGCTTTTCTGAAACAGACCTTCTGCTCCAG GCGCTGAATGGGTTTGTGTTGGTGGTCACATCTGAGGGGTTCGTGTTCTACACGTCGTCCACCATCAAGGAGTACCTGGGCTTCCAGCAG TCGGACGTCGTACACCAGAGCGTGTTTGAGCTCATCCACACGGATGACCGCACTACATTCAGGCAGAACCTCCACTTTGCTCTAAACCCACCTGACACTGTTGGTGAAG ACTGCTTGAGTAGAGAGTACTACAATCCTGAACAACTTCCTCCAGAGAACTCCTCATTTCTGGAAAGGACCTTTGTGTGTCGCTTTCGTTGTCTCTTGGACAACTCCTCTGGTTTTTTG GCTCTCAAATTCCAAGGTCGACTCAAGTACCTGCATGGCCAAAGTGTTTTCAGAGACAATGGGTCACACAGTAAACCGCAGCTCGCACTCTTCTCCATCGCCATGCCCGTCCAGTCTCCATCCATTGTGGAGATACGttcaaaaatgttgctttttcaaACAAAGCACAAACTGGATTTTACGCCCTTGGGTGTCGACAACAG GGGTAAGATTATTTTGGGCTACTCAGAGACGGAGCTCTGCATGAAAGGCTCAGGCTACCAGTTTATCCATGCAGCTGACATGATGCACGTTGCTGACAATCACACACGTA TGATAAAAACTGGTGAAAGTGGCCTGACAGTTTTTCGTCTCTTGACTAAGTCAGGAAGTTGGATTTGGGTCAAATCTAACGCCAAGTTGATCTACAAAGGAGGAAGACCCGAGTTCATTATCGCTTATCAGCGAGCAATGCT